The Candidatus Dormiibacterota bacterium DNA segment AAGAACGCCACGCCGGTCGACGCGGGGACGAGCGGGGTGGACGGGGGGAAGCTGGTCGTCACGATAACCCGCGACCTCACCCAGTATCAGCGGTTGGCAATCACGGCGGAGCCCGGCGAGCAGCCGCACCCGACCGGCAGGACGATCCTCGAAGGCTCCCTCACCGGCGTGGCGGGGTAGCCAGGTCCGCCAACTGAGATGAAGGGCAAAGGTTTGACACCCGGCGAGATGGTGATAGTATTGCTATCACGTTACGGGTTGAGGGCCTTTTGGTTGTGTCGAGTATGAGCGAGATTGGGGCCGATGCCTTGCAGACGATCGAAGGGATGGAGAGCCTGTACGACAGCTGCAAGGGGATCGCCTACGGCCTCGCCTTCCAAATCGTAAGGGAGCAGACCGCGGCGGAGGATGTCGTCCAGGATGCCTTCCTCGCCGTTTGGCGCGGACGGCGCCAATACGATCCCGAAAAAGGTGCACTCAAGAGCTGGCTGCTGACGATTGTCCGCCACCGGGCCATCGATCGCCTGCGCCGTGACCGGGCGGGGTCGACAAAGGTCGTGGAGTTGGAGATGGCCGAACTGGTCGGTGACGACGGTGCCGATCCCGCGGACATGGGAGCGGAGCGCCTGTGGCTCCATATGGCCCTGAAGGCGCTCCCGGACCGTCAGCGGGACGCCGTTCTTCTCGCGTTTTTCGGCGGCTACACGTGCGCGCAGATCGCAGAGCGCCAGGGCCTGCCGCTGGGGACCGTCAAAGGCCAGCTTCGCCTCGGACTCCAGAAACTGGCTGCCATGGATCACGCCCCTTCGAGCAAGATACGGAGATGAGATCCCTGGAGTGCTGGGAAGTCGAGGAGCTTCTGGGCGGATACGTTCTGACGGCGCTGTCGGCCGAGGAGCGATCCGCAGCTGAACAGCATCTCGCAAGCTGCACTCAACACGCGGGCGCGATCCAGGAGTTGGCGCGGTCCAGTTCACTGCTCAGCCTGGCTGCGAAGGTACGAGAACCGCGAGCCGAACTTCGCACCAAAGTCCTGGCCGCGCTTCGCGCCGAATCCGACGCCACGACGGTCCCACTTGGCTGGAGCAGTGAGTCGTTGCCCGTCGGCAGCCACGTCTGCGCCTTTCACTCTGATGACGAACGACTGAGGCAAATGATGAGGTTTCTCCGAGCGGGCTTTGATCAGCCAGCAGACTTCGGCGTACTCTTCGCCGACCGTCGCCGCTTCGATACGCTGCTCAGCTGGCTTCAGCAGGGTTACGAGGGTTCGATCGAGTCCCTCATCGGTCGAGGGAAGCTGGCGTTGATCGACGGAGCGCCTCGAGTCGAACAGCTCATGGAGCGCATCGGTGAGCGGCTCGACCGAGCGATGCGCGACGGATACGGGTTGATCCGGTTCCTCGGCTTCATCGGGTGGAACCAGCCGGGTTGGCCTGACCTCGAGTCACTGGTCGAATTCGAGAAGAAGGTCAACGATGTCGTCCGCGCCTATCCCGCCGTGGTCATCTGCATGTATGACGTACTTCGACTGCCCGGGCTCAGTCTGATCGACGGCGGCCTCCGACAGCACCCCATCACGATCCTGGGCGACAGGGTCGTTCGACAGAATCCGTTCTACATGGCGGCGTAAGCGGTTAGGCGCGGAGCGTCATGCAGGTCATCGTGCGTGGAGCGAGGGTTTGGGCAGTCTGGTTGTGAAACGCAACCCCACGAGATCGACGTCGCATACGAGTCGGGAGTCCTGCAACCAGGAGCGCCATGATGATGGTGTTCCGCATGGCGATTTTGTCATTCGGACGTTCAGCGAACCGGACCGACGCTAGGACCCGAGGGCTCGACGGACCCGCTCGCCTAGAAGAGCCAACCGCTCGACGGGCTCGTTACTGAACACGAATCTCACGTGCCGCTTGGCAACCTGGTCGCCCCAGCCGCGCATGGGGGTGGCGGCCACCTTTTGGTCGAGCAGCCGATCGGAGACCTCCATGCAGTCGAGCCCGAGGGCCGCGACATCCAGGAGAAGCGACCAGCCGCCCGCGGGCCGGACGACGGGGAGTCCCTCGAGTTGCTTGAGCGTTTCGTCGCGACGTCGCTGCCATTCTGCATTGGCCATGGCCAGATCCTGGTCTCCCACGCCAAGGGCGACGCGTGTGCCGATCTGATTGAACCCGCTGGGCACGAGGCCGTTATAGATGTGGACCCGCGAGACATCGTTGACGAGATCACCGGGTGCCACGACCCAGCCGATTCGCCATGCGATCATGCGTTGCTCGAGCGTGGGTGAGCCCACGGTAACGGTGCGATCGCGCATGCCGGTAAGCGCCGCCGGATGCCGGATCGGCCGTCCGTCGTAGAGGACGCCTTCGAAGCCGCCCCAGTAGAGGAGCCGAAGGTCGCGTTCGCGGCAGATCGAGGCGACGGCAGCCCACTCCGCGTCGCTGGCGACCCACCCAGATGGAAAGGAGGCGTTGTTGATGAACACCACGCGCGTCCGGTCGGAAACGGCCGCCCGAAGAGCCTCCACATCGAGCCGCCACTCACCGGCGATGACGCCAAGCGGGACGAGTCGCGGCGTTGCACCGACGAGCCGCACGCGGTTGAGCATGCCTGCGTACGTGGGGTCGGTCAGGATGACCTCGTCCCCAGGGTCCGTCAGGCAGAAGAGCGCATCGAGCATCGCGTCGCCCTCGCCGCAGGTGATCACAATTTCCCGGCGACCGTCGTAACGCGGTCCGCCGTGTCGCTCGATGTACGCCGCCACCGCCTCTTTGAGATCATCCCGGCCGGTGAAGGGCAGCCAGCTGTTGGCCTCGTCCTGGCCGATGGCGGCTCGGGTCGCTTCCATAGCAGCTTCAGGCGGCGGGACATCGGTGTCGAGGTTTTCCATCCGAAGGATGTCCGGATCGGCGCCGGCCGCCGCCGCGACTCGATCGATGTTGAAGCCTGGGATATGCGCGAGACGCCGGACACTCATTTCGGCTCGTCCCAGATTAGCGTGACGGCGGTCCCCTCGTGGATCACCGGCTACGGAACCGCAAGCCTTCCGATGCGACTCGTCTTGAATTCGGAAAACCAGAGCGCACCGTCAGGCCCGCTAACGATGCCCTCGGGCGCCACCCCACGGGGGAGCACGTATTCGGTAACCGATCCGGAGCTCGCGATCCGACCGATGGCGTCACCCTTCTCTTCGGTGAACCACACCGACCCAGCCGTATCAGTGGTGATGCCAACCGGACCAAAAACACGCGCAGCGAATTCTGTGAGCACACCCGACGGCGTGACGCGACCTATTCGGTTGCCAAGGAATTCTACGAACCAGAGATTGCCATCCGGAGCGCGGGTAAT contains these protein-coding regions:
- a CDS encoding sigma-70 family RNA polymerase sigma factor, which codes for MSEIGADALQTIEGMESLYDSCKGIAYGLAFQIVREQTAAEDVVQDAFLAVWRGRRQYDPEKGALKSWLLTIVRHRAIDRLRRDRAGSTKVVELEMAELVGDDGADPADMGAERLWLHMALKALPDRQRDAVLLAFFGGYTCAQIAERQGLPLGTVKGQLRLGLQKLAAMDHAPSSKIRR
- a CDS encoding MEDS domain-containing protein — encoded protein: MRSLECWEVEELLGGYVLTALSAEERSAAEQHLASCTQHAGAIQELARSSSLLSLAAKVREPRAELRTKVLAALRAESDATTVPLGWSSESLPVGSHVCAFHSDDERLRQMMRFLRAGFDQPADFGVLFADRRRFDTLLSWLQQGYEGSIESLIGRGKLALIDGAPRVEQLMERIGERLDRAMRDGYGLIRFLGFIGWNQPGWPDLESLVEFEKKVNDVVRAYPAVVICMYDVLRLPGLSLIDGGLRQHPITILGDRVVRQNPFYMAA
- a CDS encoding pyridoxal phosphate-dependent aminotransferase, whose product is MSVRRLAHIPGFNIDRVAAAAGADPDILRMENLDTDVPPPEAAMEATRAAIGQDEANSWLPFTGRDDLKEAVAAYIERHGGPRYDGRREIVITCGEGDAMLDALFCLTDPGDEVILTDPTYAGMLNRVRLVGATPRLVPLGVIAGEWRLDVEALRAAVSDRTRVVFINNASFPSGWVASDAEWAAVASICRERDLRLLYWGGFEGVLYDGRPIRHPAALTGMRDRTVTVGSPTLEQRMIAWRIGWVVAPGDLVNDVSRVHIYNGLVPSGFNQIGTRVALGVGDQDLAMANAEWQRRRDETLKQLEGLPVVRPAGGWSLLLDVAALGLDCMEVSDRLLDQKVAATPMRGWGDQVAKRHVRFVFSNEPVERLALLGERVRRALGS